The genomic segment GCGACCGGGGATCCTCCGTCCCGTGCTGCGCCAGGGCCCAGTCGACCCCCGCTCGCCGTGCGGCCCCCACATTGCGAACCGTGACCGGCAGCGTGTCGCAGCCGTGCGCCCGAGCCACCTCGGCGCTCCGGTCGGTGCACCCGTCCAGCACCACGAGGCGACGCACCACCACGTCGGGACGGATGGCCGCCAGCGCGACGACGGCCCCGTCCAGATGCTTGAGGGTGCCTGGGAGGGCGTCTTGTTCGTTGCAGGCCGGCACCACCACGGTGAGGGAGGTGACACGCGTGGGGTGGCCTCTCTCATCCGGGCCCCGTGCTGCGGACATTCGTGCCAGGGCGCTCACCTCCCACCTCGTGTCACCGCTGGTCGATGCGGCGCGCTGAGGGTGATGGTCACGTCGTCGTCGGTGTAGCGGGCCGTCGTGGGCCACAGGCTGTCCAACTGGGCCTCGACGAGCCGTCCATCCAGGGGGATCTCACGAGTGGGTCGTCGCCAATGGGCCGCCAGAACGGTGCCATCGCCGTCCAACAGGCTCATCACGGCCGACAGAGTCGCCATCAGCGCGGCTCCATCGAGGAAGTATCCGACCTCGGAGAGCACCACCAGGTCAACGGGGCCCTCCAGCTCCGGCAGGACCGACGGCAGGGAACCCTGACGCCAGTCGACATTGGTGATGTGGCGATCGCGGGCCACTCGCAGGGCCTCGGCCGAGTGGTCCACAGCCACGACCTCGCGCGCCTGGGCGGCCAGGGCCGCGGTCAGGCGCCCGGTGGAACAACCCAGGTCGAGCACCCGTCCCAGCATCTGGTGCGGCAGGATGGCCTCCACCAGGGCCTGGCGGCGTGCCTCGTACCAGCTGGTCTCGACGTGCCACGGGTCGTCACCGTGCTCGAACATTGCGTTGAACTCACCCGGCGCGACGGTACCCGGCACGCGGCGGTGGGGCAGCGCGCCGTCGGGATCGATGAGCACGTCGGCCACCCGCTCGGCACGCTGTCGGGCCTGACCGGTCAGTACCGGGCCGGCCCCGGGGGCCCTGCCGAATGGGGTGTGCTGGCT from the Luteococcus japonicus genome contains:
- a CDS encoding bifunctional PIG-L family deacetylase/class I SAM-dependent methyltransferase, whose translation is MGERWSAAEDGRPEGQWLTAVPWAELPVVDLTGLGERFDRIVVLSAHPDDETLGLGATLAALAATGAAIEVVIATRGEASHPHSPCLSRTDLADVRSDELTAALDELGLAPAEHWGLPDGRLGEADTHLALKELIDDLLQWHRHEGLLLVAPWSHDGRADHDALGRVARAAAVDTGVSCIAYPVWLWHWGTHEDLPVADLVLSCPGADALHRRGRALDCFESQHTPFGRAPGAGPVLTGQARQRAERVADVLIDPDGALPHRRVPGTVAPGEFNAMFEHGDDPWHVETSWYEARRQALVEAILPHQMLGRVLDLGCSTGRLTAALAAQAREVVAVDHSAEALRVARDRHITNVDWRQGSLPSVLPELEGPVDLVVLSEVGYFLDGAALMATLSAVMSLLDGDGTVLAAHWRRPTREIPLDGRLVEAQLDSLWPTTARYTDDDVTITLSAPHRPAVTRGGR